One window of the Xenopus tropicalis strain Nigerian chromosome 10, UCB_Xtro_10.0, whole genome shotgun sequence genome contains the following:
- the kat7 gene encoding histone acetyltransferase KAT7 isoform X2 codes for MPRRKRNAGSSSDGTEDSDFSTDMEHTDSSESDGNSRGPARVTRSTARLSQSSQDSSPVGNLQSFGAEEPVYSTRRVTRSQQQPTPVTPKKYPLRQTRSSGSETEQAVDFCDRDPKNAGYHDESPPRTPTGNAPSSESDIDISSPNVSHDESIAKDMSLKDSGSDLSHRPKRRRFHESYNFNMKCPTPGCNSLGHLTGKHERHFSISGCPLYHNLSADECKVRAQSRDKQVEDRMLSHRQDENNRHATRHQAPTERQLRYKEKVTELRKKRNSGLTKEQKEKYMEHRQTYGDTREPLLENLTSEYDLELFRRAQARASDDLEKLRLQGQITEGSNMIKTIIFGRYELDTWYHSPYPEEYARLGRLYMCEFCLKYMKSQTILRRHMAKCVWKHPPGDEIYRKGSISVFEVDGKKNKIYCQNLCLLAKLFLDHKTLYYDVEPFLFYVMTEGDNTGCHLIGYFSKEKNSFLNYNVSCILTMPQYMRQGYGKMLIDFSYLLSKVEDKVGSPERPLSDLGLISYRSYWKEVLLRYLHNFQGKEISIKEISQETAVNPVDIVSTLQALQMLKYWKGKHLVLKRQDLIDEWASKDAKRTNSNKTMDPSCLKWTPPKGT; via the exons ATGCCCCGGAGGAAG AGGAATGCTGGAAGCAGTTCGGATGGGACAGAAGATTCAGATTTCTCTACagatatggaacacacagacagctcaGAGAGTGATGGGAACTCCCGGGGTCCAGCTAGAGTCACTCGATCCACTGCAAGACTGAGTCAGAGCTCTCAGG ATTCCAGCCCAGTCGGCAATCTGCAATCGTTTGGTGCAGAGGAGCCGGTCTACTCCACTCGGAGGGTGACCCGCAGCCAGCAGCAGCCCACCCCCGTGACTCCGAAAAAGTACCCACTCCGACAGACCCGTTCATCGGGATCAGAAACTGAGCAGGCGGTGGACTTTTGTGACAGAG ACCCTAAAAACGCAGGGTATCACGACGAGTCACCGCCTCGCACTCCAACTGGAAATGCACCGTCTTCTGAGTCTGACATTGATATTTCCAGCCCCAACGTGTCTCACGATGAGAGCATTGCCAAGGACATGTCCCTCAAGGACTCTGGAAGTGACCTTTCTCACAGGCCTAAACGAAGGCGCTTTCATGAGAGCTACAACTTTAACATGAAGTGCCCCACTCCTGGCTGCAACTCATTGG GCCACCTGACTGGGAAACATGAAAGGCATTTCTCCATTTCTGGGTGCCCTCTGTACCACAACCTCTCGGCAGACGAGTGCAAG GTAAGAGCACAGAGCCGTGATAAGCAAGTGGAGGACCGGATGCTATCACATAGACAGGATGAAAATAACAGGCATGCCACAAGACACCAG GCTCCGACAGAACGTCAGTTGCGGTACAAAGAAAAGGTCACCGAGCTGAGAAAAAAACGTAACTCTGGCTTGACTAAGGAGCAGAAAGAGAAGTACATG GAGCACAGGCAGACCTATGGAGACACGAGGGAACCTCTCTTAGAAAACTTGACCAGCGAGTATGACCTGGAGCTGTTTCGAAGGGCTCAAGCCAGAGCGTCAGATGACCTT GAGAAGCTAAGACTTCAGGGCCAGATCACAGAAGGAAGCaacatgattaaaacaataatcTTTGGTCGATATGAACTAGATACGTGGTATCATTCTCCTTACCCTGAGGAGTATGCCCGCCTGGGGCGACTGTATATGTGTGAATTCTGTCTCAAGTATATGAAGAGCCAGACGATCCTTCGCAGACACATG GCTAAATGTGTTTGGAAGCATCCACCAGGGGATGAGATTTATCGTAAAGGCTCCATCTCCGTCTTTGAAGTAGACGGAAAAAAGAATAAG ATATATTGCCAGAATCTGTGCCTTCTTGCAAAACTTTTCCTGGACCATAAAACACTATACTACGATGTGGAACCATTCCTCTTCTATGTCATGACCGAGGGAGACAACACTGGCTGTCACCTTATTGGCTACTTTTCCAAG GAGAAGAACTCCTTCCTCAACTACAATGTGTCTTGTATCCTGACAATGCCACAGTACATGAGACAGGGTTATGGCAAGATGCTGATAGACTTTA GTTACTTGCTGTCTAAGGTGGAAGACAAAGTGGGTTCACCGGAGCGGCCTCTCTCTGACCTTGGTCTCATCAGCTACCGCAGCTACTGGAAAGAAGTTCTGCTCCGCTACTTGCACAATTTTCAAGGCAAAGAGATTTCCATCAAAG AGATAAGCCAGGAGACCGCAGTGAATCCAGTGGATATAGTTAGCACCTTGCAGGCCCTACAGATGCTCAAGTACTGGAAGGGGAAACACTTGGTGTTAAAGAGACAG GATCTGATTGATGAATGGGCATCCAAAGACGCAAAGAGAACCAACAGCAATAAAACAATGGACCCTAGCTGTCTAAAATGGACACCTCCTAAAGGAACTTAA
- the kat7 gene encoding histone acetyltransferase KAT7 isoform X1, which yields MPRRKRNAGSSSDGTEDSDFSTDMEHTDSSESDGNSRGPARVTRSTARLSQSSQDSSPVGNLQSFGAEEPVYSTRRVTRSQQQPTPVTPKKYPLRQTRSSGSETEQAVDFCDRDPKNAGYHDESPPRTPTGNAPSSESDIDISSPNVSHDESIAKDMSLKDSGSDLSHRPKRRRFHESYNFNMKCPTPGCNSLGHLTGKHERHFSISGCPLYHNLSADECKNCDEFQVRAQSRDKQVEDRMLSHRQDENNRHATRHQAPTERQLRYKEKVTELRKKRNSGLTKEQKEKYMEHRQTYGDTREPLLENLTSEYDLELFRRAQARASDDLEKLRLQGQITEGSNMIKTIIFGRYELDTWYHSPYPEEYARLGRLYMCEFCLKYMKSQTILRRHMAKCVWKHPPGDEIYRKGSISVFEVDGKKNKIYCQNLCLLAKLFLDHKTLYYDVEPFLFYVMTEGDNTGCHLIGYFSKEKNSFLNYNVSCILTMPQYMRQGYGKMLIDFSYLLSKVEDKVGSPERPLSDLGLISYRSYWKEVLLRYLHNFQGKEISIKEISQETAVNPVDIVSTLQALQMLKYWKGKHLVLKRQDLIDEWASKDAKRTNSNKTMDPSCLKWTPPKGT from the exons ATGCCCCGGAGGAAG AGGAATGCTGGAAGCAGTTCGGATGGGACAGAAGATTCAGATTTCTCTACagatatggaacacacagacagctcaGAGAGTGATGGGAACTCCCGGGGTCCAGCTAGAGTCACTCGATCCACTGCAAGACTGAGTCAGAGCTCTCAGG ATTCCAGCCCAGTCGGCAATCTGCAATCGTTTGGTGCAGAGGAGCCGGTCTACTCCACTCGGAGGGTGACCCGCAGCCAGCAGCAGCCCACCCCCGTGACTCCGAAAAAGTACCCACTCCGACAGACCCGTTCATCGGGATCAGAAACTGAGCAGGCGGTGGACTTTTGTGACAGAG ACCCTAAAAACGCAGGGTATCACGACGAGTCACCGCCTCGCACTCCAACTGGAAATGCACCGTCTTCTGAGTCTGACATTGATATTTCCAGCCCCAACGTGTCTCACGATGAGAGCATTGCCAAGGACATGTCCCTCAAGGACTCTGGAAGTGACCTTTCTCACAGGCCTAAACGAAGGCGCTTTCATGAGAGCTACAACTTTAACATGAAGTGCCCCACTCCTGGCTGCAACTCATTGG GCCACCTGACTGGGAAACATGAAAGGCATTTCTCCATTTCTGGGTGCCCTCTGTACCACAACCTCTCGGCAGACGAGTGCAAG AATTGTGATGAATTTCAGGTAAGAGCACAGAGCCGTGATAAGCAAGTGGAGGACCGGATGCTATCACATAGACAGGATGAAAATAACAGGCATGCCACAAGACACCAG GCTCCGACAGAACGTCAGTTGCGGTACAAAGAAAAGGTCACCGAGCTGAGAAAAAAACGTAACTCTGGCTTGACTAAGGAGCAGAAAGAGAAGTACATG GAGCACAGGCAGACCTATGGAGACACGAGGGAACCTCTCTTAGAAAACTTGACCAGCGAGTATGACCTGGAGCTGTTTCGAAGGGCTCAAGCCAGAGCGTCAGATGACCTT GAGAAGCTAAGACTTCAGGGCCAGATCACAGAAGGAAGCaacatgattaaaacaataatcTTTGGTCGATATGAACTAGATACGTGGTATCATTCTCCTTACCCTGAGGAGTATGCCCGCCTGGGGCGACTGTATATGTGTGAATTCTGTCTCAAGTATATGAAGAGCCAGACGATCCTTCGCAGACACATG GCTAAATGTGTTTGGAAGCATCCACCAGGGGATGAGATTTATCGTAAAGGCTCCATCTCCGTCTTTGAAGTAGACGGAAAAAAGAATAAG ATATATTGCCAGAATCTGTGCCTTCTTGCAAAACTTTTCCTGGACCATAAAACACTATACTACGATGTGGAACCATTCCTCTTCTATGTCATGACCGAGGGAGACAACACTGGCTGTCACCTTATTGGCTACTTTTCCAAG GAGAAGAACTCCTTCCTCAACTACAATGTGTCTTGTATCCTGACAATGCCACAGTACATGAGACAGGGTTATGGCAAGATGCTGATAGACTTTA GTTACTTGCTGTCTAAGGTGGAAGACAAAGTGGGTTCACCGGAGCGGCCTCTCTCTGACCTTGGTCTCATCAGCTACCGCAGCTACTGGAAAGAAGTTCTGCTCCGCTACTTGCACAATTTTCAAGGCAAAGAGATTTCCATCAAAG AGATAAGCCAGGAGACCGCAGTGAATCCAGTGGATATAGTTAGCACCTTGCAGGCCCTACAGATGCTCAAGTACTGGAAGGGGAAACACTTGGTGTTAAAGAGACAG GATCTGATTGATGAATGGGCATCCAAAGACGCAAAGAGAACCAACAGCAATAAAACAATGGACCCTAGCTGTCTAAAATGGACACCTCCTAAAGGAACTTAA
- the kat7 gene encoding histone acetyltransferase KAT7 isoform X5 → MPRRKRNAGSSSDGTEDSDFSTDMEHTDSSESDGNSRGPARVTRSTARLSQSSQDPKNAGYHDESPPRTPTGNAPSSESDIDISSPNVSHDESIAKDMSLKDSGSDLSHRPKRRRFHESYNFNMKCPTPGCNSLGHLTGKHERHFSISGCPLYHNLSADECKVRAQSRDKQVEDRMLSHRQDENNRHATRHQAPTERQLRYKEKVTELRKKRNSGLTKEQKEKYMEHRQTYGDTREPLLENLTSEYDLELFRRAQARASDDLEKLRLQGQITEGSNMIKTIIFGRYELDTWYHSPYPEEYARLGRLYMCEFCLKYMKSQTILRRHMAKCVWKHPPGDEIYRKGSISVFEVDGKKNKIYCQNLCLLAKLFLDHKTLYYDVEPFLFYVMTEGDNTGCHLIGYFSKEKNSFLNYNVSCILTMPQYMRQGYGKMLIDFSYLLSKVEDKVGSPERPLSDLGLISYRSYWKEVLLRYLHNFQGKEISIKEISQETAVNPVDIVSTLQALQMLKYWKGKHLVLKRQDLIDEWASKDAKRTNSNKTMDPSCLKWTPPKGT, encoded by the exons ATGCCCCGGAGGAAG AGGAATGCTGGAAGCAGTTCGGATGGGACAGAAGATTCAGATTTCTCTACagatatggaacacacagacagctcaGAGAGTGATGGGAACTCCCGGGGTCCAGCTAGAGTCACTCGATCCACTGCAAGACTGAGTCAGAGCTCTCAGG ACCCTAAAAACGCAGGGTATCACGACGAGTCACCGCCTCGCACTCCAACTGGAAATGCACCGTCTTCTGAGTCTGACATTGATATTTCCAGCCCCAACGTGTCTCACGATGAGAGCATTGCCAAGGACATGTCCCTCAAGGACTCTGGAAGTGACCTTTCTCACAGGCCTAAACGAAGGCGCTTTCATGAGAGCTACAACTTTAACATGAAGTGCCCCACTCCTGGCTGCAACTCATTGG GCCACCTGACTGGGAAACATGAAAGGCATTTCTCCATTTCTGGGTGCCCTCTGTACCACAACCTCTCGGCAGACGAGTGCAAG GTAAGAGCACAGAGCCGTGATAAGCAAGTGGAGGACCGGATGCTATCACATAGACAGGATGAAAATAACAGGCATGCCACAAGACACCAG GCTCCGACAGAACGTCAGTTGCGGTACAAAGAAAAGGTCACCGAGCTGAGAAAAAAACGTAACTCTGGCTTGACTAAGGAGCAGAAAGAGAAGTACATG GAGCACAGGCAGACCTATGGAGACACGAGGGAACCTCTCTTAGAAAACTTGACCAGCGAGTATGACCTGGAGCTGTTTCGAAGGGCTCAAGCCAGAGCGTCAGATGACCTT GAGAAGCTAAGACTTCAGGGCCAGATCACAGAAGGAAGCaacatgattaaaacaataatcTTTGGTCGATATGAACTAGATACGTGGTATCATTCTCCTTACCCTGAGGAGTATGCCCGCCTGGGGCGACTGTATATGTGTGAATTCTGTCTCAAGTATATGAAGAGCCAGACGATCCTTCGCAGACACATG GCTAAATGTGTTTGGAAGCATCCACCAGGGGATGAGATTTATCGTAAAGGCTCCATCTCCGTCTTTGAAGTAGACGGAAAAAAGAATAAG ATATATTGCCAGAATCTGTGCCTTCTTGCAAAACTTTTCCTGGACCATAAAACACTATACTACGATGTGGAACCATTCCTCTTCTATGTCATGACCGAGGGAGACAACACTGGCTGTCACCTTATTGGCTACTTTTCCAAG GAGAAGAACTCCTTCCTCAACTACAATGTGTCTTGTATCCTGACAATGCCACAGTACATGAGACAGGGTTATGGCAAGATGCTGATAGACTTTA GTTACTTGCTGTCTAAGGTGGAAGACAAAGTGGGTTCACCGGAGCGGCCTCTCTCTGACCTTGGTCTCATCAGCTACCGCAGCTACTGGAAAGAAGTTCTGCTCCGCTACTTGCACAATTTTCAAGGCAAAGAGATTTCCATCAAAG AGATAAGCCAGGAGACCGCAGTGAATCCAGTGGATATAGTTAGCACCTTGCAGGCCCTACAGATGCTCAAGTACTGGAAGGGGAAACACTTGGTGTTAAAGAGACAG GATCTGATTGATGAATGGGCATCCAAAGACGCAAAGAGAACCAACAGCAATAAAACAATGGACCCTAGCTGTCTAAAATGGACACCTCCTAAAGGAACTTAA
- the kat7 gene encoding histone acetyltransferase KAT7 isoform X4 produces MPRRKRNAGSSSDGTEDSDFSTDMEHTDSSESDGNSRGPARVTRSTARLSQSSQDPKNAGYHDESPPRTPTGNAPSSESDIDISSPNVSHDESIAKDMSLKDSGSDLSHRPKRRRFHESYNFNMKCPTPGCNSLGHLTGKHERHFSISGCPLYHNLSADECKNCDEFQVRAQSRDKQVEDRMLSHRQDENNRHATRHQAPTERQLRYKEKVTELRKKRNSGLTKEQKEKYMEHRQTYGDTREPLLENLTSEYDLELFRRAQARASDDLEKLRLQGQITEGSNMIKTIIFGRYELDTWYHSPYPEEYARLGRLYMCEFCLKYMKSQTILRRHMAKCVWKHPPGDEIYRKGSISVFEVDGKKNKIYCQNLCLLAKLFLDHKTLYYDVEPFLFYVMTEGDNTGCHLIGYFSKEKNSFLNYNVSCILTMPQYMRQGYGKMLIDFSYLLSKVEDKVGSPERPLSDLGLISYRSYWKEVLLRYLHNFQGKEISIKEISQETAVNPVDIVSTLQALQMLKYWKGKHLVLKRQDLIDEWASKDAKRTNSNKTMDPSCLKWTPPKGT; encoded by the exons ATGCCCCGGAGGAAG AGGAATGCTGGAAGCAGTTCGGATGGGACAGAAGATTCAGATTTCTCTACagatatggaacacacagacagctcaGAGAGTGATGGGAACTCCCGGGGTCCAGCTAGAGTCACTCGATCCACTGCAAGACTGAGTCAGAGCTCTCAGG ACCCTAAAAACGCAGGGTATCACGACGAGTCACCGCCTCGCACTCCAACTGGAAATGCACCGTCTTCTGAGTCTGACATTGATATTTCCAGCCCCAACGTGTCTCACGATGAGAGCATTGCCAAGGACATGTCCCTCAAGGACTCTGGAAGTGACCTTTCTCACAGGCCTAAACGAAGGCGCTTTCATGAGAGCTACAACTTTAACATGAAGTGCCCCACTCCTGGCTGCAACTCATTGG GCCACCTGACTGGGAAACATGAAAGGCATTTCTCCATTTCTGGGTGCCCTCTGTACCACAACCTCTCGGCAGACGAGTGCAAG AATTGTGATGAATTTCAGGTAAGAGCACAGAGCCGTGATAAGCAAGTGGAGGACCGGATGCTATCACATAGACAGGATGAAAATAACAGGCATGCCACAAGACACCAG GCTCCGACAGAACGTCAGTTGCGGTACAAAGAAAAGGTCACCGAGCTGAGAAAAAAACGTAACTCTGGCTTGACTAAGGAGCAGAAAGAGAAGTACATG GAGCACAGGCAGACCTATGGAGACACGAGGGAACCTCTCTTAGAAAACTTGACCAGCGAGTATGACCTGGAGCTGTTTCGAAGGGCTCAAGCCAGAGCGTCAGATGACCTT GAGAAGCTAAGACTTCAGGGCCAGATCACAGAAGGAAGCaacatgattaaaacaataatcTTTGGTCGATATGAACTAGATACGTGGTATCATTCTCCTTACCCTGAGGAGTATGCCCGCCTGGGGCGACTGTATATGTGTGAATTCTGTCTCAAGTATATGAAGAGCCAGACGATCCTTCGCAGACACATG GCTAAATGTGTTTGGAAGCATCCACCAGGGGATGAGATTTATCGTAAAGGCTCCATCTCCGTCTTTGAAGTAGACGGAAAAAAGAATAAG ATATATTGCCAGAATCTGTGCCTTCTTGCAAAACTTTTCCTGGACCATAAAACACTATACTACGATGTGGAACCATTCCTCTTCTATGTCATGACCGAGGGAGACAACACTGGCTGTCACCTTATTGGCTACTTTTCCAAG GAGAAGAACTCCTTCCTCAACTACAATGTGTCTTGTATCCTGACAATGCCACAGTACATGAGACAGGGTTATGGCAAGATGCTGATAGACTTTA GTTACTTGCTGTCTAAGGTGGAAGACAAAGTGGGTTCACCGGAGCGGCCTCTCTCTGACCTTGGTCTCATCAGCTACCGCAGCTACTGGAAAGAAGTTCTGCTCCGCTACTTGCACAATTTTCAAGGCAAAGAGATTTCCATCAAAG AGATAAGCCAGGAGACCGCAGTGAATCCAGTGGATATAGTTAGCACCTTGCAGGCCCTACAGATGCTCAAGTACTGGAAGGGGAAACACTTGGTGTTAAAGAGACAG GATCTGATTGATGAATGGGCATCCAAAGACGCAAAGAGAACCAACAGCAATAAAACAATGGACCCTAGCTGTCTAAAATGGACACCTCCTAAAGGAACTTAA
- the kat7 gene encoding histone acetyltransferase KAT7 isoform X6, with amino-acid sequence MEHTDSSESDGNSRGPARVTRSTARLSQSSQDPKNAGYHDESPPRTPTGNAPSSESDIDISSPNVSHDESIAKDMSLKDSGSDLSHRPKRRRFHESYNFNMKCPTPGCNSLGHLTGKHERHFSISGCPLYHNLSADECKVRAQSRDKQVEDRMLSHRQDENNRHATRHQAPTERQLRYKEKVTELRKKRNSGLTKEQKEKYMEHRQTYGDTREPLLENLTSEYDLELFRRAQARASDDLEKLRLQGQITEGSNMIKTIIFGRYELDTWYHSPYPEEYARLGRLYMCEFCLKYMKSQTILRRHMAKCVWKHPPGDEIYRKGSISVFEVDGKKNKIYCQNLCLLAKLFLDHKTLYYDVEPFLFYVMTEGDNTGCHLIGYFSKEKNSFLNYNVSCILTMPQYMRQGYGKMLIDFSYLLSKVEDKVGSPERPLSDLGLISYRSYWKEVLLRYLHNFQGKEISIKEISQETAVNPVDIVSTLQALQMLKYWKGKHLVLKRQDLIDEWASKDAKRTNSNKTMDPSCLKWTPPKGT; translated from the exons atggaacacacagacagctcaGAGAGTGATGGGAACTCCCGGGGTCCAGCTAGAGTCACTCGATCCACTGCAAGACTGAGTCAGAGCTCTCAGG ACCCTAAAAACGCAGGGTATCACGACGAGTCACCGCCTCGCACTCCAACTGGAAATGCACCGTCTTCTGAGTCTGACATTGATATTTCCAGCCCCAACGTGTCTCACGATGAGAGCATTGCCAAGGACATGTCCCTCAAGGACTCTGGAAGTGACCTTTCTCACAGGCCTAAACGAAGGCGCTTTCATGAGAGCTACAACTTTAACATGAAGTGCCCCACTCCTGGCTGCAACTCATTGG GCCACCTGACTGGGAAACATGAAAGGCATTTCTCCATTTCTGGGTGCCCTCTGTACCACAACCTCTCGGCAGACGAGTGCAAG GTAAGAGCACAGAGCCGTGATAAGCAAGTGGAGGACCGGATGCTATCACATAGACAGGATGAAAATAACAGGCATGCCACAAGACACCAG GCTCCGACAGAACGTCAGTTGCGGTACAAAGAAAAGGTCACCGAGCTGAGAAAAAAACGTAACTCTGGCTTGACTAAGGAGCAGAAAGAGAAGTACATG GAGCACAGGCAGACCTATGGAGACACGAGGGAACCTCTCTTAGAAAACTTGACCAGCGAGTATGACCTGGAGCTGTTTCGAAGGGCTCAAGCCAGAGCGTCAGATGACCTT GAGAAGCTAAGACTTCAGGGCCAGATCACAGAAGGAAGCaacatgattaaaacaataatcTTTGGTCGATATGAACTAGATACGTGGTATCATTCTCCTTACCCTGAGGAGTATGCCCGCCTGGGGCGACTGTATATGTGTGAATTCTGTCTCAAGTATATGAAGAGCCAGACGATCCTTCGCAGACACATG GCTAAATGTGTTTGGAAGCATCCACCAGGGGATGAGATTTATCGTAAAGGCTCCATCTCCGTCTTTGAAGTAGACGGAAAAAAGAATAAG ATATATTGCCAGAATCTGTGCCTTCTTGCAAAACTTTTCCTGGACCATAAAACACTATACTACGATGTGGAACCATTCCTCTTCTATGTCATGACCGAGGGAGACAACACTGGCTGTCACCTTATTGGCTACTTTTCCAAG GAGAAGAACTCCTTCCTCAACTACAATGTGTCTTGTATCCTGACAATGCCACAGTACATGAGACAGGGTTATGGCAAGATGCTGATAGACTTTA GTTACTTGCTGTCTAAGGTGGAAGACAAAGTGGGTTCACCGGAGCGGCCTCTCTCTGACCTTGGTCTCATCAGCTACCGCAGCTACTGGAAAGAAGTTCTGCTCCGCTACTTGCACAATTTTCAAGGCAAAGAGATTTCCATCAAAG AGATAAGCCAGGAGACCGCAGTGAATCCAGTGGATATAGTTAGCACCTTGCAGGCCCTACAGATGCTCAAGTACTGGAAGGGGAAACACTTGGTGTTAAAGAGACAG GATCTGATTGATGAATGGGCATCCAAAGACGCAAAGAGAACCAACAGCAATAAAACAATGGACCCTAGCTGTCTAAAATGGACACCTCCTAAAGGAACTTAA
- the kat7 gene encoding histone acetyltransferase KAT7 isoform X3 — translation MEHTDSSESDGNSRGPARVTRSTARLSQSSQDSSPVGNLQSFGAEEPVYSTRRVTRSQQQPTPVTPKKYPLRQTRSSGSETEQAVDFCDRDPKNAGYHDESPPRTPTGNAPSSESDIDISSPNVSHDESIAKDMSLKDSGSDLSHRPKRRRFHESYNFNMKCPTPGCNSLGHLTGKHERHFSISGCPLYHNLSADECKNCDEFQVRAQSRDKQVEDRMLSHRQDENNRHATRHQAPTERQLRYKEKVTELRKKRNSGLTKEQKEKYMEHRQTYGDTREPLLENLTSEYDLELFRRAQARASDDLEKLRLQGQITEGSNMIKTIIFGRYELDTWYHSPYPEEYARLGRLYMCEFCLKYMKSQTILRRHMAKCVWKHPPGDEIYRKGSISVFEVDGKKNKIYCQNLCLLAKLFLDHKTLYYDVEPFLFYVMTEGDNTGCHLIGYFSKEKNSFLNYNVSCILTMPQYMRQGYGKMLIDFSYLLSKVEDKVGSPERPLSDLGLISYRSYWKEVLLRYLHNFQGKEISIKEISQETAVNPVDIVSTLQALQMLKYWKGKHLVLKRQDLIDEWASKDAKRTNSNKTMDPSCLKWTPPKGT, via the exons atggaacacacagacagctcaGAGAGTGATGGGAACTCCCGGGGTCCAGCTAGAGTCACTCGATCCACTGCAAGACTGAGTCAGAGCTCTCAGG ATTCCAGCCCAGTCGGCAATCTGCAATCGTTTGGTGCAGAGGAGCCGGTCTACTCCACTCGGAGGGTGACCCGCAGCCAGCAGCAGCCCACCCCCGTGACTCCGAAAAAGTACCCACTCCGACAGACCCGTTCATCGGGATCAGAAACTGAGCAGGCGGTGGACTTTTGTGACAGAG ACCCTAAAAACGCAGGGTATCACGACGAGTCACCGCCTCGCACTCCAACTGGAAATGCACCGTCTTCTGAGTCTGACATTGATATTTCCAGCCCCAACGTGTCTCACGATGAGAGCATTGCCAAGGACATGTCCCTCAAGGACTCTGGAAGTGACCTTTCTCACAGGCCTAAACGAAGGCGCTTTCATGAGAGCTACAACTTTAACATGAAGTGCCCCACTCCTGGCTGCAACTCATTGG GCCACCTGACTGGGAAACATGAAAGGCATTTCTCCATTTCTGGGTGCCCTCTGTACCACAACCTCTCGGCAGACGAGTGCAAG AATTGTGATGAATTTCAGGTAAGAGCACAGAGCCGTGATAAGCAAGTGGAGGACCGGATGCTATCACATAGACAGGATGAAAATAACAGGCATGCCACAAGACACCAG GCTCCGACAGAACGTCAGTTGCGGTACAAAGAAAAGGTCACCGAGCTGAGAAAAAAACGTAACTCTGGCTTGACTAAGGAGCAGAAAGAGAAGTACATG GAGCACAGGCAGACCTATGGAGACACGAGGGAACCTCTCTTAGAAAACTTGACCAGCGAGTATGACCTGGAGCTGTTTCGAAGGGCTCAAGCCAGAGCGTCAGATGACCTT GAGAAGCTAAGACTTCAGGGCCAGATCACAGAAGGAAGCaacatgattaaaacaataatcTTTGGTCGATATGAACTAGATACGTGGTATCATTCTCCTTACCCTGAGGAGTATGCCCGCCTGGGGCGACTGTATATGTGTGAATTCTGTCTCAAGTATATGAAGAGCCAGACGATCCTTCGCAGACACATG GCTAAATGTGTTTGGAAGCATCCACCAGGGGATGAGATTTATCGTAAAGGCTCCATCTCCGTCTTTGAAGTAGACGGAAAAAAGAATAAG ATATATTGCCAGAATCTGTGCCTTCTTGCAAAACTTTTCCTGGACCATAAAACACTATACTACGATGTGGAACCATTCCTCTTCTATGTCATGACCGAGGGAGACAACACTGGCTGTCACCTTATTGGCTACTTTTCCAAG GAGAAGAACTCCTTCCTCAACTACAATGTGTCTTGTATCCTGACAATGCCACAGTACATGAGACAGGGTTATGGCAAGATGCTGATAGACTTTA GTTACTTGCTGTCTAAGGTGGAAGACAAAGTGGGTTCACCGGAGCGGCCTCTCTCTGACCTTGGTCTCATCAGCTACCGCAGCTACTGGAAAGAAGTTCTGCTCCGCTACTTGCACAATTTTCAAGGCAAAGAGATTTCCATCAAAG AGATAAGCCAGGAGACCGCAGTGAATCCAGTGGATATAGTTAGCACCTTGCAGGCCCTACAGATGCTCAAGTACTGGAAGGGGAAACACTTGGTGTTAAAGAGACAG GATCTGATTGATGAATGGGCATCCAAAGACGCAAAGAGAACCAACAGCAATAAAACAATGGACCCTAGCTGTCTAAAATGGACACCTCCTAAAGGAACTTAA